In Novosphingobium resinovorum, the following are encoded in one genomic region:
- a CDS encoding hydrolase → MTLTATATPGKSLISPDNHALVLIDFQSQMSFATKSISPELLRNNAALISRGAKSFNVPTILTTVAEKSFSGPMFDEITDAFPGQELLDRTSMNTWEDEAVICEINRIGKQRIVFAGLWTSVCIVGPVASAIEQGFEAYVITDACGDISEEAHERAVQRMIQLGAVPMTSLQYLLELQRDWARTETYDSTTGIAKVWGGAYGLGIKYAKSMFGASEGGH, encoded by the coding sequence ATGACGCTCACCGCAACTGCGACCCCCGGCAAGTCGCTGATCTCGCCTGACAACCACGCGCTCGTCCTGATCGATTTCCAGTCGCAGATGAGCTTCGCGACCAAGTCGATCTCGCCCGAACTGCTGCGCAACAACGCGGCGCTGATCTCGCGCGGTGCAAAGTCGTTCAACGTCCCCACCATCCTCACCACCGTCGCCGAGAAGAGCTTCTCCGGCCCGATGTTCGACGAGATCACCGACGCCTTCCCCGGCCAGGAACTGCTCGACCGCACCAGCATGAACACCTGGGAAGACGAAGCCGTGATCTGCGAGATCAACCGCATCGGCAAGCAGCGCATCGTCTTCGCGGGGCTCTGGACCTCGGTGTGCATCGTCGGCCCGGTGGCATCGGCGATCGAGCAGGGCTTCGAAGCCTACGTCATCACCGACGCCTGCGGCGACATCTCGGAAGAAGCGCATGAGCGCGCCGTGCAGCGCATGATCCAGCTTGGCGCCGTGCCGATGACCTCGCTGCAGTATCTGCTCGAACTGCAGCGCGACTGGGCGCGTACCGAGACGTACGACAGCACCACCGGCATCGCCAAGGTCTGGGGCGGCGCTTACGGCCTGGGCATCAAGTACGCCAAGTCCATGTTCGGCGCGTCCGAAGGCGGTCACTGA
- a CDS encoding pirin family protein, whose translation MIELRPFDSLGGANHGWLDAKHHFSFADYHDPARMHWGNLRVWNDDTIAPKTGFPPHPHRDMEIITYVREGAITHEDSLGNKGRTEAGDVQVMSAGTGVRHSEYNLEDVTTKIFQIWILPTRNGEKPSWGARPFPKGDRAGHFETLASGYDGDGDALPIRTDARIVAATLKAGETAEYPIGADRKAYLVPASGAVKIDDVLVNARDGAAIRDLDVIRVTALEDSELVLVDAA comes from the coding sequence ATGATCGAACTTCGTCCCTTCGACAGCCTCGGCGGCGCCAACCACGGCTGGCTCGACGCCAAGCATCACTTCTCCTTCGCCGACTACCACGATCCGGCCCGCATGCACTGGGGTAACCTGCGCGTGTGGAACGACGACACCATCGCGCCGAAGACCGGCTTCCCGCCGCACCCGCACCGCGACATGGAGATCATCACCTATGTCCGCGAAGGCGCAATCACCCACGAGGACAGCCTGGGCAACAAGGGCCGCACCGAAGCCGGCGACGTTCAGGTCATGAGCGCGGGCACCGGCGTGCGTCACTCCGAATACAACCTCGAGGACGTGACCACGAAGATCTTCCAGATCTGGATCCTGCCCACCCGCAACGGTGAAAAGCCCAGCTGGGGCGCCCGTCCCTTCCCCAAGGGCGACCGCGCCGGACACTTCGAGACCCTCGCCTCGGGCTACGACGGTGACGGCGACGCCCTGCCGATCCGCACCGACGCCCGCATCGTCGCCGCGACGCTGAAAGCCGGTGAGACGGCCGAGTATCCGATCGGCGCCGATCGCAAGGCCTACCTCGTCCCAGCGAGCGGCGCGGTGAAGATCGACGACGTGCTGGTCAATGCCCGCGACGGTGCGGCGATCCGCGACCTCGACGTGATCCGCGTGACGGCGCTCGAGGACAGCGAACTCGTCCTCGTCGACGCCGCTTAA